One window of the Cardiocondyla obscurior isolate alpha-2009 linkage group LG05, Cobs3.1, whole genome shotgun sequence genome contains the following:
- the LOC139102608 gene encoding uncharacterized protein isoform X1 translates to MAFRLTQWLMSFTIFLIIVTIITWSAVHLGKKGNSASIGLKRYPYMAGSSIERKNISLHSAKEQRSMLQVIESTTPPTLFANDQGSEIPDIERLFEILQTFYPNNTVNKTNYGAVMTTFARPVIKIDSIRNDSITTTLYNTSNKTLALDNRQNASDEITTLSNILQRTYSTLFDANQFWRSNLSESVGTELPSTEQSRDEENKTSKMFSFAKTLSDVEESNVTQRINTMRAV, encoded by the exons ATGGCTTTTAGACTTACCCAATGGTTGATGTCGttcacaatatttttaatcatcgTGACAATCATTACTTGGTCCGCCGTGCATCTGGGCAAAAAGGGAAATTCCGCAAGCATCGGTCTAAAAAGATATCCCTACATGGCTGGCAGCTCAATTGAACGGAAgaa TATATCGCTGCATTCCGCAAAAGAACAGAGATCAATGTTGCAAGTGATAGAAAGTACCACTCCTCCGACATTATTTGCGAACGATCAAGGCTCTGAGATACCGGACATCGAGCgattattcgaaatattaCAAACTTTTTACCCGAACAACACCGTCAATAAAACGAATTACGGTGCTGTGATGACTACATTTGCACGTCCCGTTATCAAGATCGACTCGATTCGAAACGACAGCATCACGACGACGCTGTATAACACGTCTAATAAGACTTTGGCTTTAGATAATCGTCAGAATGCTAGTGATGAAATTACAACATT gtCGAACATTTTACAAAGAACTTATTCGACATTATTTGACGCAAATCAATTTTGGAGATCGAACTTGAGTGAATCTGTTGGTACAGAGCTACCGAGTACCGAGCAATCTAGagatgaagaaaataaaacttctaAAATGTTTTCGTTTGCAAAAACGTTATCGGACGTAGAAGAATCAAATGTGACACAACGGATAAACACAATGCGCGCTGTATGA
- the LOC139102608 gene encoding uncharacterized protein isoform X2, translating into MSFTIFLIIVTIITWSAVHLGKKGNSASIGLKRYPYMAGSSIERKNISLHSAKEQRSMLQVIESTTPPTLFANDQGSEIPDIERLFEILQTFYPNNTVNKTNYGAVMTTFARPVIKIDSIRNDSITTTLYNTSNKTLALDNRQNASDEITTLSNILQRTYSTLFDANQFWRSNLSESVGTELPSTEQSRDEENKTSKMFSFAKTLSDVEESNVTQRINTMRAV; encoded by the exons ATGTCGttcacaatatttttaatcatcgTGACAATCATTACTTGGTCCGCCGTGCATCTGGGCAAAAAGGGAAATTCCGCAAGCATCGGTCTAAAAAGATATCCCTACATGGCTGGCAGCTCAATTGAACGGAAgaa TATATCGCTGCATTCCGCAAAAGAACAGAGATCAATGTTGCAAGTGATAGAAAGTACCACTCCTCCGACATTATTTGCGAACGATCAAGGCTCTGAGATACCGGACATCGAGCgattattcgaaatattaCAAACTTTTTACCCGAACAACACCGTCAATAAAACGAATTACGGTGCTGTGATGACTACATTTGCACGTCCCGTTATCAAGATCGACTCGATTCGAAACGACAGCATCACGACGACGCTGTATAACACGTCTAATAAGACTTTGGCTTTAGATAATCGTCAGAATGCTAGTGATGAAATTACAACATT gtCGAACATTTTACAAAGAACTTATTCGACATTATTTGACGCAAATCAATTTTGGAGATCGAACTTGAGTGAATCTGTTGGTACAGAGCTACCGAGTACCGAGCAATCTAGagatgaagaaaataaaacttctaAAATGTTTTCGTTTGCAAAAACGTTATCGGACGTAGAAGAATCAAATGTGACACAACGGATAAACACAATGCGCGCTGTATGA